A genomic segment from Microtus ochrogaster isolate Prairie Vole_2 unplaced genomic scaffold, MicOch1.0 UNK2740, whole genome shotgun sequence encodes:
- the LOC101997722 gene encoding NEDD8 — protein TLTGKEIEIDIEPTDKVERIKERVEEKEGIPPQQQRLIYSGKQM, from the exons ACGCTGACTGGAAAGGAGATTGAGATCGACATTGAACCCACAGACAAG GTGGAGCGAATCAAGGAAcgtgtggaagagaaagagggcatCCCCCCACAACAGCAGAGGCTCATCTACAGTGGCAAACAAATGTAA